A DNA window from Callospermophilus lateralis isolate mCalLat2 chromosome X, mCalLat2.hap1, whole genome shotgun sequence contains the following coding sequences:
- the Chst7 gene encoding carbohydrate sulfotransferase 7, with protein sequence MKGRRRRRREHCKFALLLVLYTLVLLLIPSVLDGGRDQDKGVGHCPGLQRSLGVWSLEAAAAGEREQGAEAQSAAEGGADQFPKTPGNLSSVGETVAHEKQHIYVHATWRTGSSFLGELFNQHPDVFYLYEPMWHLWQALYPGDAESLQGALRDMLRSLFRCDFSVLQLYAPPGDPAARATDTANLTTAALFRWRTNKVICSPPLCPGATRTRAEVGLVEDSACERSCPPVALRALEAECRKYPVVVIKDVRLLDLGVLVPLLRDPGLNLKVVQLFRDPRAVHNSRLKSRQGLLRESIQVLRTRQKGDHFHRVLLAHGVGARPGGQSRALPAAPRADFFLTGALEVICEAWLRDLLFARGAPSWLRRRYLRLRYEDLVRQPRTQLRRLLRFAGLRAIAALEAFALNMTRGAAYGTDRPFHLSARDAREAVHAWRERLSREQVRQVEAACAPAMRLLAYPSSGEEGDAEPPGEEETPLETEAVGAT encoded by the coding sequence ATGAAAGGCCGCCGGCGGCGACGCAGAGAACACTGCAAGTTCGCTCTGCTGTTGGTGCTGTACACGCTGGTGCTGCTGCTCATCCCCTCGGTACTGGACGGCGGTCGCGACCAGGATAAGGGCGTCGGGCACTGCCCCGGCCTGCAGCGCAGCCTGGGAGTATGGAGTCTGGAGGCAGCGGCGGCTGGCGAACGTGAGCAAGGCGCTGAGGCGCAATCTGCCGCAGAAGGGGGAGCAGACCAGTTCCCCAAGACCCCAGGCAACCTCAGCTCCGTCGGGGAGACAGTGGCCCATGAGAAACAACACATCTACGTACACGCCACCTGGCGAACAGGCTCGTCCTTCCTGGGAGAGCTCTTTAACCAACACCCGGACGTTTTCTACTTGTACGAGCCCATGTGGCATTTGTGGCAGGCGCTCTATCCAGGCGACGCTGAAAGCCTGCAGGGTGCTCTTCGAGACATGCTGCGCTCGCTCTTCCGTTGTGACTTCTCAGTGCTGCAGCTGTATGCACCTCCTGGGGACCCCGCCGCAAGAGCCACGGACACAGCCAATCTCACTACAGCCGCCCTCTTCCGCTGGCGGACCAACAAGGTCATTTGCTCGCCTCCGCTGTGCCCCGGAGCGACCCGAACCCGAGCCGAGGTCGGCCTCGTGGAGGACTCCGCCTGTGAACGCAGCTGCCCACCCGTGGCGCTACGCGCCCTGGAGGCCGAGTGCCGCAAGTATCCAGTGGTGGTCATCAAGGACGTGCGTCTGCTGGACCTGGGTGTGCTGGTGCCCCTGTTGCGTGACCCAGGTCTCAACTTGAAAGTGGTGCAACTTTTCCGCGACCCTCGGGCTGTGCACAACTCACGTCTCAAGTCCAGGCAGGGACTGCTGCGCGAGAGCATCCAGGTGTTGCGCACCCGCCAGAAAGGCGACCATTTTCACCGCGTGCTGCTAGCGCACGGTGTGGGCGCTCGTCCGGGGGGTCAGTCCCGCGCGCTGCCGGCAGCACCGCGTGCAGATTTCTTCCTGACTGGTGCTCTTGAGGTGATCTGTGAGGCCTGGCTGCGCGACCTGCTTTTTGCACGCGGTGCTCCATCCTGGCTAAGGCGGCGCTACCTGAGGCTGCGCTATGAGGACCTGGTTAGGCAGCCTCGCACCCAGTTACGCCGCCTGTTGCGCTTTGCCGGGCTGCGCGCTATAGCTGCGCTTGAGGCTTTTGCTCTCAACATGACTCGCGGAGCGGCTTATGGCACCGATCGGCCCTTCCACCTGTCGGCACGCGATGCTCGTGAGGCAGTGCACGCCTGGCGCGAGCGCCTGAGCCGAGAACAGGTGCGCCAAGTGGAGGCCGCCTGTGCTCCAGCCATGCGTCTGCTGGCCTACCCTAGCAGCGGAGAGGAGGGTGACGCGGAGCCACCCGGGGAAGAGGAAACCCCACTGGAGACTGAGGCCGTCGGGGCTACGTAG